CTATGATTGCTTCCTTCTTACGGAAAGACTTACCGGACCTCTTCAGAAAGAACGCGCTTATCGAAAATGCGCTTGCAAAGACGCTGAAGAGAAAGACATTCTTGTATCCGCTGACGGTGTAGTTCTGGAACAGCTTGTTCATAAATTCGGCCAGTCCGCCGGTAATAAACAACATGACTAAAGCGGCTCTGAAATTCTGCCTCCCCGATCCGAAAGGGTTGTTCACGAGTACGATCGAGAAGATGGCAAGGAAGATCCCGACCCACTGCAGCGCTTCCGGATACTCCTTCCAGACTAGCAAAGAAAGAATCATGGGTATTAGAATCCCCAGCTTTCCGAAGGCTCCGGAAAGGCTTGCCCCGCTTTCCCTGACACTCTTCTGATAAAAGATGAAGGAGAGAAAGAAGAAGAGGCCGGAAACGAGTCCCAAAGACAGGCCCCAGACTACGCTGCTGGTGAGGCTGAATAGACGTTCTCCCTTCACTATGACTTCGGCCGGAGATCCTCCGCCGGGACCTACGGCAGGTCTTTCAACCGCTATCATAACGAGCGCTACTAAAAACGCGCTCAGGTAATTGAACGTCGTAACCGCGAGCCTGTTGTAGCTTCTTCCCTCCGTCACTTTGAAAATCATTGCTATGGAGGAACTGGAAAGTATCGCCAGCAAAAGATAGAATACTCCGACCTCCCTGATCCGATGCCTTCTCTTCTTATTTGCAGGTGTAATATATTCTTAGCGAGCAAGACAATTATGCCACAGTCTCTATACGGGATGGTGATTAGATGGCCGAAAGACTGATAGAAGTATTCTCAGGTTCCGACCCCGAAAAAGATCTGAAGGAAATGCTGGAAGAGAAATCGATAATCGGCTACTGGACTGTTAAGACGTCGGAAGAGCTTTGGCAGACGAAGATACTGGCGCTTGCCGAGAACAGCGAGAAAATCCTCGACTCTCTCGAGCAGCGCTTCACCCAGGATGAATCCTTCAGGGCAATACTCTTTCAGGTAGAAGCCTCGCTTCCAAGAGCTCAAGAAGAGGAAAAAGAAGAAGAGAAACAGGCTACGGAAGAGGAGAAGAAGCCCGAGAAGGAAATCTTCAAGCGGATAAGCAGAGAAGAGCTTTATCACGACATCTCGGAGATGATCTCGAACGACGCGGTAGATATAGCGATGATAGTATTGTCGGCCATCGTAGCTACGATAGGCCTTGTGAGAAACAGCCCCGCAATAATCATCGGGGCGATGGTGATCGCTCCGATGCTAGGGCCAAACGTCGCGCAGTCCTTTGCAACGACGCTCGGAGACTTCGGACTTCTCGCAAAGTCAGTGAGAACGAATCTGATCCGTATCGGGCTGGGCTTTGCCTTTGCTCTTGTTTTCGGGCTCTTATTCAGACTAGATTACACTACTAACGAGATAACCAGTCGAACAGTGGCCAACCTGGGCGACATTGTGCTGGCGTTCGCATCGGGAACGGCTGCTGCCCTTTCGATCAGCTCTGGGGTATCCACTTCGCTCATTGGGGTTATGGTAGCCGTTTCGCTTATGCCGCCGCTGGCTGCGGCAGGGCTGCTCCTCGGAAGCGGAAATATCGACGGATTCTCCGGAGCGATACTCCTGTTCTTCGTCAACATTGTCTGTATAAACCTCGCTTCAATCATAACGTTCAGACTTCAGGGGATAGAACCGCGCTCCTGGTGGGAAGCGAATAAGGCGGGCAAGGCTGTTAGGGTTACGATAATTGGCTGGGTAGTAGTCCTCGGGCTTCTGGCTCTCTCGCTATTCCTGAGCGAAGTCCTATGATACGGTAACATATGTTACCGATCGGGGCTCTTCGGTTTGCTAAGATAGTATTAACATTAGAGGCGAGGTGATGAAGTTGGTGAAGAGCTCAATTGAAAAGGGCAAAGTTGCACTTGACAGACCCGGACTAAAGGGTCGGATAATCTACGACAGAGAGAATGCGCAGGCGGTCGTCATTGACATAGCCGAGGGGATGGAGTTGGCCGAGCACAAGACACCTGTCGATGTTTTCATACTGGTGCTCGCCGGTAGAGGAATAATCACTATCGGCGGAGATAAGCATGAAGTAATGAAAGATGACATCATAGACAGTCGGAAAATGATACCGCACGGAATAGTCAACACCGGAGAAGAGACTTTGCGGGTTCTGGTAGTGAAGGCACCTCATCCATAGATATTAAGGCCGGGTCTAAGCATTTCCGACCCGGCCTCTCATTTACCAAGTCTTCAGTCAATCCGAAAAGAGAATTTTCAAGTTATATCGTCGGAGTTCTTATTATAGGTCTGCTTCCTCTATTTATGCTGTTCTTCTCATAGATCATTATCTCAAAGGGAATCCTGAAACTGAGAGGACCTACCGCACCCTTCATACTCCCGAGGCTCCTGTCCCTCGAAAAGTTTATCAGCGTTATGCCCTCTTGCCAGGCGCATCTATGGATCTTTCTTACGATCTTTCGCGCGCTTCGGATATCGTCCCAGCCGAAGAGAAGAACGTCCCAGGACCTCAATCGCTCGTTCATTTTCGGGATCCTCACCAGCGGTGAAAGAGTTCCCTGAGCCAGAAGCTGGAAGGCCCTCAACCCCTTTGAAAGGCGTGTGATTCCAAAGTCCTGCTCGCCGCTCGTGTCGAGAACCAGGGCGTATGCACCTTCAGTCTTGAATAACCTCAATCTCCTCTCTGTAACCATCACTTCGAAGGCCTTAGTACCTTGAAGAAGAAGGTCATGATCCTTCTCGAGAGGTTTGTAAAGGTCCAAAATCGTTTCCAGGTCGACCTCCCTTTCCACAAAAACCGACTTCTCCTGAGAGGTCTTCCTAACCGGGCAGGCGTAGAAGTCCAGAGTCGCCATAGTGGAGAAACCCATGTGCTCGAGAATCTTCTTCGAGGCGGTGTTGTCGGCCTTAACCGAGGCATATCCGAAATCGAAATCCGTGGGGCCAAGAAGATTCTGCAGTTCCTGAATGATCGACTTCAGCCAGCGGGCGACTTTCAGCCTGTATTGCGGGTTCGTCCGAAGCCCAAAGAGATATATGCCCTTTTTGATCTCTCCGTTGACGATCAGGTTGTCGATTCCAACACCGATACATCCGATGATGTCATAGGCGTCTTCGGCAATCATAATGAAACCCTCTTCGAAGTACTTCAGTCTTCCAAAGAAGTCCTCTCTGAATGCAACTAGCCAGATGCTCCCCTCCTGAGCCGACTCTCGCTCGATCTTGAGGAGCTTTTCGTTGTCATCGATTGAGGCGAATCTTACATGGATGTTTCCTGCCTTCTTGTTTTCCATCAACGGCTCATATCTTCAGATGGGAATCGAACCATTCCAGTATTGCCCTCAAACGCTTTTCTCTATGTATGGGAAGGCCGCCTCTGGAAAGCTCGTGGTTCTCCTTCGGGAAGAGCACCATTTTGGCTTCTTTGCCTAGATATCTTAACGCAGTAAAAAACTGCATCGCTTCGGGGACCCAGCATCTGTAATCTTCAAGGGAGTGAATGAAAAGAATCGGAGTGACGACGTTGGGTGCCGACATCAGAGGTGACTGCCTTAGATAACCCTCGAGGTTGTCGAAGAAATCGCCTCCGGTCTGGTCGCTTGCAAAGAAATATCCTATATCCGTAGTGCCGAAGAAGGAAATCCAGCTCGAGATAGACCTCTGGGAGACGGCCGCCTTGAAGGCGTCAGTATGTCCTACAATCCAGTTTGTCATGAAGCCGCCGTATGAGCCCCCGGTGACACCGAGCCTCTCTTCGTCGACGAAATCGCACTCATTTATCACGTACTCGACGATTTCCATTATGTCTTCGAAATCCCTTTCTCCATAATGACCTCTTATGTCGGCGAAGTCGGTCCCGTAACCGGCGCTTCCCCTCGGGTTGCAGTAGATAACTGCATACCCTTCGGAGGCCAGAGTCTGGAATTCATGTATATATCCGCCGCCATATGCCGTCTTCGGCCCTCCGTGGATCTCCACTACGGCCGGGTATTTCTTCCCTTCCTCGAAGTTGAACGGCCTCATTATCCAGCCTTCGATCTTTTGACCGTCAGAGGCCTCCACTTCGAAGCTCTCCGGCTTCGACAGCTTTATACCCTTAATCCAGGAGTTGAAGTCTGTGAGCTTCTTCCTCTTGCCTTTGACAAGAGAGTAGATCTCCAGTGGCTCTGTCGTAGTCATCTCGGAAAGGAGAAGCGCCTCGCCCGCGATATCGAAGCAGTCTATGCTCCCCGAAGAGACAGCGATTTCCTCGACCTTTCCCTCTTTATCCATAGAAATCAGCTTTATCTGCGACCCGGCAGTTACGAGTGAATACAACTTGTTTTCTACTACCTTTATGGACGTGTTCGGCGAGACGCCCCTCACATCGCTGTTCAGGCTGTTGCCGAAGTACAGGTCCATTTCTCGTGCAAGAGCAGCAAGCTTAAGAGATTCCAGATTAACGTGTACTATGAAGGGATTGGTTGGAAAGCCCTTCTTGAAGTCTGTCGCGACAGCGAAGAGTTCGCTATCGTCTGACCACTCGCAATGATAGAAAGAGAGGGTGTCGTCTCCGATTCTCTTCGCAGTTCCGCTTTGTAAATCGAGGACGTAGAGACTGCTCCATATCGGTCTCTTCTCCATCTCTTCCGTTGTCGTCACCGCGGCACTCTTTCTCTCGGGAGATAAAACGATGCTTTCGATATCGCCTCCGACGGCCTCAATCGGTTCCATCTTTCCATTTTCGAGTTTCATCTTATATAGATGGCCTGTTCTGTTCTCGGTGAATCCAGCGCCGTTAGAGACAAATGGTATTTTGTCTATTTCGTAAACCTTCTTCTCTGGAGAATCGTCTTCTTCGATCTTCTCGGGGTCTTCCCCGGGGGCGTGCTTCGTTATGAAGAGAACCGTCTCCGAATCGATCCACGAGACAGAGGAGAATCCTCCTTTAAGAGTCTTCACCAGTCTGCTTTCACCGCCCGCAAGAGGCAGAAGATAAAGCCCTGATCCCTTCGCATCCTTGTCTCTTCCAGAGACAAAGAGAATACTCTTGCCGTCTGGACTGACAACTGGGGAACCGTCCTTCCCGCCACGGGTCAGCTGCCGGACCTCTCCACTTTTCATGTTGCCCGACCAGATGTTGCTTTCGTACTGGTTCTTCTTCTTGTCCATAGTCTTTCTTACAAAGACAAAGTTCTCCCTATCGGGAAAAATGTGAAGATCGCCCACAGCGGAGTATTTGTAGAGATCCTCAAGCTTCAGCTTCTTCAACGAGATCACCCCTTTCAGAATCATTCTACCAGAATGACGGCTTTTCATTCTCGACTTCCTTATGATGCTAAAATTATAGGGAATGAGAGGTGTAAAAGATGATACTCGTGACCCATTTCGACCCCTTCGGAGGAAGTAAAATAAACGCTTCGCAAATAGTCGTGGAGCTTCTAGCAGATATTAGGGAAGGCATTGAGCTCATGAGCCTACCAACGGTCTTTGACGACGCCTTTTCTCGACTGAGGCTGCGGCTCCTAGACAACGTTCCGGAGGCGTTGATCATGGTGGGCCAGGCGGCCGGGAGATCTCTCGTTACTCCAGAGAAGATTGCGATCAACTGGAAGGAATCCGCGACTCCGGACAACAGCGGATTCATTGCGACCGGTGAGAAGATAATTCCTTCCTCTCCCGACGGATACTTTTCGAGGCTTCCGGTCGACGGGATCGTCTCGAAACTTAAGGCTGAGGGTCTTCCAATCGAGAAGTCTTTCTCAGCAGGCGCGTTTGTCTGTAACTATCTCTTTTACAGGTGTATGGACTTTCTCACGAAGAGAGGCATAGACATCCCGGCCGGGTTCGTACATA
The sequence above is a segment of the Mesotoga sp. BH458_6_3_2_1 genome. Coding sequences within it:
- a CDS encoding DMT family transporter, coding for MTPANKKRRHRIREVGVFYLLLAILSSSSIAMIFKVTEGRSYNRLAVTTFNYLSAFLVALVMIAVERPAVGPGGGSPAEVIVKGERLFSLTSSVVWGLSLGLVSGLFFFLSFIFYQKSVRESGASLSGAFGKLGILIPMILSLLVWKEYPEALQWVGIFLAIFSIVLVNNPFGSGRQNFRAALVMLFITGGLAEFMNKLFQNYTVSGYKNVFLFSVFASAFSISAFFLKRSGKSFRKKEAIIGLIVGLPNLFSSFFLIMALEEMKGSVVFPVYSAGSVVMISLGSLMFFGEKLKKLEMISLGMVLISLIIINI
- a CDS encoding TIGR00341 family protein, with translation MAERLIEVFSGSDPEKDLKEMLEEKSIIGYWTVKTSEELWQTKILALAENSEKILDSLEQRFTQDESFRAILFQVEASLPRAQEEEKEEEKQATEEEKKPEKEIFKRISREELYHDISEMISNDAVDIAMIVLSAIVATIGLVRNSPAIIIGAMVIAPMLGPNVAQSFATTLGDFGLLAKSVRTNLIRIGLGFAFALVFGLLFRLDYTTNEITSRTVANLGDIVLAFASGTAAALSISSGVSTSLIGVMVAVSLMPPLAAAGLLLGSGNIDGFSGAILLFFVNIVCINLASIITFRLQGIEPRSWWEANKAGKAVRVTIIGWVVVLGLLALSLFLSEVL
- a CDS encoding cupin domain-containing protein, with translation MKLVKSSIEKGKVALDRPGLKGRIIYDRENAQAVVIDIAEGMELAEHKTPVDVFILVLAGRGIITIGGDKHEVMKDDIIDSRKMIPHGIVNTGEETLRVLVVKAPHP
- a CDS encoding GNAT family N-acetyltransferase, with product MENKKAGNIHVRFASIDDNEKLLKIERESAQEGSIWLVAFREDFFGRLKYFEEGFIMIAEDAYDIIGCIGVGIDNLIVNGEIKKGIYLFGLRTNPQYRLKVARWLKSIIQELQNLLGPTDFDFGYASVKADNTASKKILEHMGFSTMATLDFYACPVRKTSQEKSVFVEREVDLETILDLYKPLEKDHDLLLQGTKAFEVMVTERRLRLFKTEGAYALVLDTSGEQDFGITRLSKGLRAFQLLAQGTLSPLVRIPKMNERLRSWDVLLFGWDDIRSARKIVRKIHRCAWQEGITLINFSRDRSLGSMKGAVGPLSFRIPFEIMIYEKNSINRGSRPIIRTPTI
- a CDS encoding S9 family peptidase, giving the protein MKSRHSGRMILKGVISLKKLKLEDLYKYSAVGDLHIFPDRENFVFVRKTMDKKKNQYESNIWSGNMKSGEVRQLTRGGKDGSPVVSPDGKSILFVSGRDKDAKGSGLYLLPLAGGESRLVKTLKGGFSSVSWIDSETVLFITKHAPGEDPEKIEEDDSPEKKVYEIDKIPFVSNGAGFTENRTGHLYKMKLENGKMEPIEAVGGDIESIVLSPERKSAAVTTTEEMEKRPIWSSLYVLDLQSGTAKRIGDDTLSFYHCEWSDDSELFAVATDFKKGFPTNPFIVHVNLESLKLAALAREMDLYFGNSLNSDVRGVSPNTSIKVVENKLYSLVTAGSQIKLISMDKEGKVEEIAVSSGSIDCFDIAGEALLLSEMTTTEPLEIYSLVKGKRKKLTDFNSWIKGIKLSKPESFEVEASDGQKIEGWIMRPFNFEEGKKYPAVVEIHGGPKTAYGGGYIHEFQTLASEGYAVIYCNPRGSAGYGTDFADIRGHYGERDFEDIMEIVEYVINECDFVDEERLGVTGGSYGGFMTNWIVGHTDAFKAAVSQRSISSWISFFGTTDIGYFFASDQTGGDFFDNLEGYLRQSPLMSAPNVVTPILFIHSLEDYRCWVPEAMQFFTALRYLGKEAKMVLFPKENHELSRGGLPIHREKRLRAILEWFDSHLKI
- a CDS encoding pyroglutamyl-peptidase I → MILVTHFDPFGGSKINASQIVVELLADIREGIELMSLPTVFDDAFSRLRLRLLDNVPEALIMVGQAAGRSLVTPEKIAINWKESATPDNSGFIATGEKIIPSSPDGYFSRLPVDGIVSKLKAEGLPIEKSFSAGAFVCNYLFYRCMDFLTKRGIDIPAGFVHIPCIHEQIGPGEERPAIEAEVSARVLSRIIDLAVEENR